ACTCTGCAGCAAGCGGCAAAGGCCAATCAGTGCCCTTCTATCATACCAAAGTGCAATTCTCGAGGAAACCCCCACAAACGGCAGAAACGCCCACACCCCCAGACGAATCCCGagttcgacgatcgaacgattcgtcAGACTCTCTTCTTCAAAACCTTCAAGGAGACACATCGGTCTCAATACTTCGGCGCACCGCTAACATACGAACGAAAATCTCACAAGGAGACTCCGGGAACACACGAACAATAACTTAAATCTATCTAGGTAGTTCCTCGTTAAATCGTCAAACTACCGTGCCGCGTCGAGTGCCGTATACTCTATACAAGAAAACTTCGCGCCTTACAACCGCGAAGCCGAGTCACTTTCGGACGACACCGCGCGCACCTAAACATatggtccttcgagccggatacGCGATCTGTGAGGTTACAGTGCTCGCGTATAAACTGAGTGACACTTTCGGTACATAaacagtgcacacatcgaaaACACTCAGTCAAGTTCTGTGTGCATCATCCCACGTTCGAGCGGTGCCAGCCAACATCGACGGTCACCCGAAGGAAGTCCGGCAGCCGTCCGATTCAAAGCGGAGACGTGGAACATTAGAATCAACAGCAGCCCGCCGCTCAAGGACAACGAAATCCAGGCAAGGTAGGCTCGTAATTTAGATTGCCAATCTCCCAAATTCCTCCCATCGTGTAAATCCCAACGCTTCGAAATGGGAAACTCGAGCGAAGACGCGAAAAGTCGGGAACTAAAATCAAGGCGGCGATACCTCAAAGGCCAAATCACTCACATCGGTAACTGGCTGGGAACGTACACCGATTCCAGCCACGAACGCTTTAAATTATGGACCCGTATCGAACGGTTACGCAGTCTATATGAGGCCTATATCGGCAGTCGTTTCGAGCTGAATGTGGAGGGTGATACTGAAGAAGACGAGGCCGAACTGGAGACTATCACGGAGAACTACGACAATGTTCTGGCCACCGCGGGCGTATTGTTAGAACAACTCGAGGCGCGTGCGACATCAGCGTCACCCGAACCCATCAATTCGCCGTCCCCATCGTCAACGTACGCAGTGTCGGTCAACTTACCGAAGATTGACCTACCACGGTTCGATGGTCAGATTGAGACATGGGTAACGTTCAAGGACGCATTTCACACACTAATCCATACGCAACCGGGATTAAGTAATATCCAGAAGTTGCAGTACCTTCGCGCATCATTGTCCGGaagagccgccgccgcgatccAGTCCTTTAGTATCACGGAAAGCAATTACGAAGCTGCATGGAAACATCTGTCGGAAATTTACGACAACAAACGGGTACTCGTTTTGCGACATGCCACACTGCTGTTCGAAACCCCCGCGATGCCAGACGACTCGTCTGAATCAATTAGCGACTTAACGAACCACGTCCAGTCAAACCTCCGCTCGCTTGAAGCCCTCGGTCGATCGTCAGATTTTAAGAACGATATAATGGTCAGTATAATAATCGCGAAAATGGGGACAGAAACACTGAAAGCGTGGGAACGCACCTTGACGGACACAGAGGTGCCCAAACTCGACGACCTGATCCGCTTTCTACATAACGCGGCCCACCAATCCGGGAATTACAGCGCACGCAACCAATGCTCGACGCGAGAAAACGAGACCGTTGGTCGAATGCGAGCGCATCCGACG
The window above is part of the Augochlora pura isolate Apur16 unplaced genomic scaffold, APUR_v2.2.1 APUR_unplaced_4794, whole genome shotgun sequence genome. Proteins encoded here:
- the LOC144477881 gene encoding uncharacterized protein LOC144477881; the encoded protein is AHIENTQSSSVCIIPRSSGASQHRRSPEGSPAAVRFKAETWNIRINSSPPLKDNEIQASRFELNVEGDTEEDEAELETITENYDNVLATAGVLLEQLEARATSASPEPINSPSPSSTYAVSVNLPKIDLPRFDGQIETWVTFKDAFHTLIHTQPGLSNIQKLQYLRASLSGRAAAAIQSFSITESNYEAAWKHLSEIYDNKR